The following proteins are co-located in the Microbacterium sp. SORGH_AS_0888 genome:
- a CDS encoding GMC family oxidoreductase translates to MVLLRAAEPAASGYDVIVVGGGAAGSVLAARLSEDEAAQVLLIEAGPDHRGVHGILDAAHWDALIGGRYDYGYRSTPTPHVLGRSIGMPRGRVLGGSSSTNAMLWYRGGRADYDAWASAGATGWGYDDLLPSFRRSETRAGGDPRYRGTAGPVRVGPLSRLHPIAHALVAASAERGLPVIDDANAADNEGATYPDYNALETADGGFERWSTARAYLEPALGRPNLHVRVDSPVQTLVLKGTRVVGVRHMVAGRQIETRADAVVLAAGAIDTPLLLQRSGIGDPARLRAVGIRPVHDLPGVGENFQDHPLILGVNRPRPRGPRPGHRQRRRCDAQLAQQPGRGGPGPARRRGARVAGR, encoded by the coding sequence ATGGTCCTGCTCCGGGCGGCCGAGCCCGCCGCATCCGGCTACGACGTGATCGTCGTGGGCGGCGGCGCGGCGGGCTCGGTGCTGGCCGCGCGCCTCTCCGAGGACGAGGCGGCGCAGGTGCTGCTGATCGAGGCCGGACCCGATCATCGGGGTGTCCACGGGATCCTCGACGCGGCGCACTGGGACGCCCTGATCGGCGGTCGCTACGACTACGGCTACCGCTCGACGCCGACGCCGCACGTGCTCGGACGCTCGATCGGGATGCCGCGGGGCCGCGTGCTCGGCGGCAGCTCGTCGACCAACGCGATGCTCTGGTACCGCGGCGGCCGCGCCGACTACGACGCGTGGGCCTCGGCGGGAGCGACCGGCTGGGGCTACGACGACCTGCTCCCGTCCTTCCGGCGCTCCGAGACGCGCGCGGGCGGCGATCCCCGTTACCGCGGCACCGCCGGCCCGGTGCGGGTCGGTCCGCTGTCGCGGCTGCACCCCATCGCGCATGCGCTGGTGGCGGCATCCGCCGAGCGGGGGCTGCCCGTGATCGACGACGCGAACGCCGCCGACAACGAGGGGGCGACCTACCCGGACTACAACGCGCTCGAGACGGCCGACGGCGGATTCGAACGGTGGAGCACGGCACGCGCCTACCTCGAGCCGGCGCTCGGACGGCCGAACCTGCACGTGCGGGTCGACAGCCCGGTGCAGACCCTCGTGCTCAAGGGGACGCGGGTCGTCGGGGTACGGCACATGGTCGCCGGGAGGCAGATCGAGACGCGGGCGGATGCCGTCGTCCTCGCGGCCGGGGCGATCGACACCCCCTTGCTGCTGCAGCGCTCGGGCATCGGCGATCCGGCGCGGCTTCGCGCCGTCGGCATCCGTCCCGTGCACGACCTGCCCGGGGTGGGCGAGAACTTCCAGGACCACCCGCTGATCCTCGGCGTCAACCGTCCGCGCCCGCGCGGACCTCGGCCCGGTCATCGGCAACGGCGGCGGTGCGATGCTCAACTGGCGCAGCAGCCAGGCCGCGGCGGGCCCGGACCTGCACGTCGTCGTGGCGCACGGGTCGCGGGGCGATGA
- a CDS encoding GMC oxidoreductase, with protein sequence MLNWRSSQAAAGPDLHVVVAHGSRGDEALHARHDLSGDRVFALVPGLYGSRSIGWVRARAADAAVPADIQPNYLADPRDLAAMVEALEAVQDLIASPAYAELAAGPLTPPVGLDRAERTRFVRENIGSFFHCAGTARIGGDELAVVDPGLRVRGLTGVWVADASVMPVIPTANTQAPTVAIAERAVTLIAASLAPQPTRPGAPEQEITA encoded by the coding sequence ATGCTCAACTGGCGCAGCAGCCAGGCCGCGGCGGGCCCGGACCTGCACGTCGTCGTGGCGCACGGGTCGCGGGGCGATGAGGCGCTGCACGCCCGCCACGACCTGTCCGGCGATCGCGTGTTCGCGCTCGTCCCGGGGCTGTACGGATCGCGGAGCATCGGCTGGGTGCGGGCGAGGGCCGCGGATGCGGCGGTGCCGGCCGACATCCAGCCGAACTACCTGGCCGATCCGCGCGACCTCGCCGCCATGGTCGAGGCGCTCGAGGCCGTGCAGGACCTCATCGCCTCCCCCGCCTACGCGGAGCTCGCGGCGGGTCCCCTCACGCCGCCCGTGGGTCTCGACCGCGCCGAGCGCACCCGGTTCGTGCGTGAGAACATCGGCAGCTTCTTCCACTGCGCGGGCACGGCCCGGATCGGCGGCGACGAGCTCGCGGTCGTGGACCCGGGGCTGCGCGTCAGGGGCCTCACGGGCGTCTGGGTCGCGGACGCCTCGGTCATGCCCGTCATCCCCACCGCCAACACCCAGGCCCCGACCGTCGCGATCGCCGAGCGCGCGGTCACGCTGATCGCGGCATCCCTCGCGCCGCAGCCGACGCGCCCCGGGGCGCCAGAACAGGAGATCACCGCATGA
- a CDS encoding flavin reductase family protein, with amino-acid sequence MSRAELPLYDNDTAELRRAFSFFPSGVVALLAEVEGQPQGLVASAFTVGVSMDPPLVSCAVQRTSTTWPLLRGAARIGVTVLADGQGDLARQLSGRDRARRFDGVPLRETGSSARFIDGTPLWLECRLYAEHPAGDHTIALLEVTGIGVLPELEPLVFHRSDFRALQLTQEDLD; translated from the coding sequence ATGAGCCGCGCCGAACTGCCCCTGTACGACAACGACACCGCCGAGCTGCGGCGGGCGTTCTCGTTCTTCCCGTCCGGCGTGGTCGCCCTCCTCGCCGAGGTCGAGGGACAGCCGCAGGGGCTCGTCGCCTCGGCGTTCACGGTCGGGGTCTCGATGGACCCGCCGCTCGTGTCGTGCGCGGTCCAGCGCACCTCGACGACGTGGCCGCTGCTGCGCGGCGCTGCGCGCATCGGGGTCACGGTGCTCGCCGACGGGCAGGGCGATCTCGCCCGCCAGCTCTCGGGACGGGACCGCGCACGTCGGTTCGATGGCGTGCCGCTGCGCGAGACGGGCTCGTCCGCGCGTTTCATCGACGGGACGCCGCTGTGGCTCGAGTGTCGTCTGTACGCGGAGCATCCCGCCGGCGACCACACGATCGCCCTGCTGGAGGTCACCGGCATCGGCGTGCTCCCCGAGCTCGAGCCGCTCGTGTTCCACCGCTCGGACTTCCGGGCGCTCCAGCTCACCCAGGAGGACCTGGACTAG
- a CDS encoding TIGR00730 family Rossman fold protein, with amino-acid sequence MSRIAVYTGSAEGNRPAYREAAQALGEHLAARGVGIVYGGGRAGLMGVVADAARAAGGEVIGVIPQALVDAELAHPGLSELEIVPDMHTRKMRMADLADGFVALPGGPGTLEELAEAWTWLQLGFHRKPVALYDVDGFWQPLLALLDGMLDAGFLRAEFRGSLRVVHTPQSLLDAFGAWEPPAPKWAAR; translated from the coding sequence ATGAGTCGGATCGCGGTGTACACCGGGTCGGCGGAGGGCAACCGGCCCGCCTATCGGGAGGCGGCGCAGGCGCTCGGCGAGCATCTCGCCGCGCGTGGCGTCGGGATCGTCTACGGCGGCGGCCGCGCGGGCCTCATGGGCGTCGTCGCCGACGCCGCCCGCGCGGCCGGCGGCGAGGTCATCGGCGTCATCCCGCAGGCGCTCGTGGACGCCGAGCTCGCCCATCCGGGGCTCTCCGAGCTCGAGATCGTCCCCGACATGCACACCCGGAAGATGCGCATGGCCGACCTCGCGGACGGCTTCGTGGCCCTTCCCGGCGGCCCCGGCACACTCGAGGAGCTGGCGGAGGCGTGGACGTGGCTGCAGCTCGGCTTCCACCGCAAGCCCGTCGCGCTGTACGACGTCGACGGGTTCTGGCAGCCGTTGCTCGCCCTGCTCGACGGCATGCTCGACGCGGGCTTCCTGCGCGCCGAGTTCCGCGGCTCGCTGCGCGTCGTCCACACGCCGCAGTCGCTGCTCGACGCGTTCGGCGCCTGGGAGCCGCCCGCGCCCAAGTGGGCGGCCCGCTGA
- a CDS encoding holo-ACP synthase, translating into MIVGIGVDLVDIPRFERQLERTPRLRERLFSPAERVLKPRSLAARYAAKEALIKALGGSDGVHWTEIEVASEASGRPWLALSGSTAAVVAERGITGLHLSMSHDAGFAVAYVVAEG; encoded by the coding sequence GTGATCGTGGGCATCGGTGTCGACCTCGTCGACATCCCGCGGTTCGAGCGGCAGCTGGAACGGACGCCGCGCCTGCGCGAGCGGCTGTTCTCGCCGGCCGAGCGCGTGCTGAAGCCGCGCTCGCTGGCGGCGCGCTACGCCGCGAAGGAGGCGCTCATCAAGGCGCTCGGCGGCTCGGACGGGGTGCACTGGACCGAGATCGAGGTGGCGTCGGAGGCCTCGGGGCGCCCGTGGCTCGCGCTGTCCGGCTCGACCGCGGCGGTGGTCGCCGAGCGGGGCATCACGGGGCTGCACCTGTCGATGTCGCACGACGCCGGCTTCGCCGTCGCCTACGTCGTGGCCGAGGGCTGA
- the glmS gene encoding glutamine--fructose-6-phosphate transaminase (isomerizing), with protein MCGIVGYVGPRPSQDILLAGLARLEYRGYDSAGIAVIDRDGDLGMRKRAGKLSMLRDDLERHPLADGTTGIGHTRWATHGGPTDVNAHPHLADDGKLAVIHNGIIENFADLKVELISEGYEFQSETDTEVAAVLLGREYAASHDLVAAFRATVVRLEGAFTLLAMHQEQPGLVVGARRNSPLVIGLGEGENFLGSDVAAFVEHTRDALAIGQDQIVAITPSGVEVSDFTGAAVEVEPFQVTWDASAAEKGGWSSFMAKEVAEEPEAVANTLRGRIRDGVVVIPELDGLDELFAEITRVVVIAAGTAAYAGLVGKYAIEQWTRVPVEVELAHEFRYRDPVLTPSTLVISISQSGETMDTLMAVKYARERGARTLSICNTQGATIPRESDAIVYTHAGPEVAVASTKAFVAQITALYLLGLHVARVRGALSATEVAQHVLELEAIPRKIAKVLDAESARISQLAHWMADTRSVLFLGRHVGYPIALEGALKLKEITYIHAEGFAAGELKHGPIALIEPGQPVFVLVPSPRESSLLHDKVVSNIQEIRARGARVIVVAEEGDAAVLPFADEVLRIPLAGPLFEPLLAVVPLHLFAMGLAEAKGLDVDQPRNLAKSVTVE; from the coding sequence ATGTGCGGAATCGTGGGATACGTGGGCCCGAGGCCGAGTCAGGACATCCTTCTCGCCGGACTCGCCCGTCTCGAGTACCGGGGATACGACTCCGCCGGCATCGCGGTCATCGACCGTGACGGCGACCTCGGGATGCGCAAGCGCGCCGGCAAGCTCAGCATGCTGCGCGACGACCTCGAGCGCCACCCCCTCGCCGACGGCACGACCGGGATCGGCCACACGCGCTGGGCGACGCACGGCGGACCGACCGACGTCAACGCCCACCCCCATCTGGCCGACGACGGCAAGCTCGCCGTCATCCACAACGGCATCATCGAGAACTTCGCCGACCTCAAGGTCGAGCTGATCTCGGAGGGGTACGAGTTCCAGAGCGAGACCGACACGGAGGTCGCCGCGGTCCTGCTCGGCCGCGAGTACGCGGCATCCCACGATCTCGTGGCCGCCTTCCGCGCCACCGTCGTGCGGCTCGAGGGCGCGTTCACCCTGCTCGCGATGCACCAGGAGCAGCCGGGTCTTGTCGTCGGCGCCCGCCGCAACTCGCCGCTCGTGATCGGGCTCGGCGAGGGGGAGAACTTCCTCGGCTCGGATGTCGCGGCCTTCGTCGAGCACACGCGCGACGCTCTCGCGATCGGTCAGGATCAGATCGTCGCCATCACGCCCTCGGGCGTCGAGGTGAGCGACTTCACCGGCGCGGCCGTCGAGGTCGAGCCCTTCCAGGTCACGTGGGACGCGTCCGCCGCCGAGAAGGGCGGATGGTCCTCGTTCATGGCCAAGGAGGTGGCCGAGGAGCCGGAGGCCGTCGCGAACACGCTGCGCGGGCGCATCCGCGACGGGGTCGTCGTCATCCCCGAGCTCGACGGCCTCGACGAGCTGTTCGCCGAGATCACCCGGGTCGTGGTGATCGCCGCCGGCACGGCCGCCTACGCCGGCCTCGTCGGCAAGTACGCGATCGAGCAGTGGACGCGCGTTCCCGTCGAGGTCGAGCTCGCGCACGAGTTCCGCTACCGGGACCCCGTGCTCACGCCCTCGACGCTCGTGATCTCCATCAGCCAGTCGGGCGAGACGATGGACACCCTGATGGCCGTCAAGTACGCCCGCGAGCGCGGCGCGCGCACGCTCTCGATCTGCAACACGCAGGGGGCGACGATCCCACGCGAGTCCGATGCGATCGTCTACACGCACGCCGGTCCCGAGGTCGCGGTCGCCTCCACGAAGGCGTTCGTCGCCCAGATCACGGCTCTCTACCTGCTGGGGCTGCACGTCGCGCGCGTCCGCGGTGCGCTGTCGGCGACCGAGGTCGCGCAGCACGTCCTGGAGCTCGAGGCGATCCCGCGCAAGATCGCCAAGGTGCTGGATGCGGAGTCGGCGCGGATCTCGCAGCTCGCCCACTGGATGGCGGACACGCGGTCCGTGCTCTTCCTCGGTCGTCACGTGGGCTACCCCATCGCCCTCGAGGGAGCGCTCAAGCTCAAGGAGATCACCTACATCCACGCGGAGGGGTTCGCCGCCGGTGAGCTCAAGCACGGCCCGATCGCGCTGATCGAGCCGGGGCAGCCGGTCTTCGTGCTGGTGCCCTCGCCGCGCGAGTCGTCGCTGCTGCACGACAAGGTCGTCTCGAACATCCAGGAGATCCGCGCGCGCGGCGCCCGCGTCATCGTCGTGGCCGAGGAGGGCGACGCCGCCGTGCTGCCGTTCGCCGACGAGGTGCTGCGCATCCCGCTCGCCGGACCCCTGTTCGAGCCGCTGCTCGCGGTCGTGCCGCTCCACCTGTTCGCGATGGGGCTCGCCGAGGCGAAGGGCCTCGACGTCGACCAGCCGCGCAACCTCGCGAAGTCCGTCACGGTCGAGTAG
- the coaA gene encoding type I pantothenate kinase, with product MTVDEALQADSLALSLYREIARSDWARLAAGVTQPLTEAEVVQLRGLGDRLDLTEVREVYLPLSRLLSLYASATKRLGADESAFLGEADSTTPFVLGVAGSVAVGKSTIARLLRELMSRWPGTPRVELVTTDGFLYPNAELERRGLMDRKGFPESYDRRALVEFLTAVKSGEPEVRAPFYSHMRYDIVPDAHTIVRRPDVVIVEGLNVLQPPPTPNDVAVSELFDFSVYVDADPAHIRDWYTQRFLALRAAAFSNPNSFFRVYAEISDEEAVRRAHYFWNEINLPNLLENVLPTKHRASLVLEKGVTHGVERVLLRKL from the coding sequence ATGACCGTGGATGAGGCGTTGCAGGCCGACTCGCTCGCGCTGTCCCTCTACCGCGAGATCGCGCGTTCCGACTGGGCCCGGCTCGCCGCCGGGGTCACCCAGCCGCTCACCGAGGCGGAGGTCGTGCAGCTGCGCGGTCTCGGGGACCGGCTCGATCTCACCGAGGTGCGCGAGGTCTATCTGCCGCTCTCGCGGCTCCTCTCCCTGTACGCCAGCGCGACCAAGCGCCTGGGCGCGGACGAGAGCGCCTTCCTCGGCGAGGCGGACTCCACGACGCCGTTCGTGCTGGGGGTCGCCGGCTCGGTCGCGGTCGGGAAGTCGACGATCGCGCGACTGCTGCGCGAGCTCATGAGCCGCTGGCCCGGCACGCCCCGCGTGGAGCTCGTCACGACGGACGGCTTCCTCTATCCGAACGCCGAGCTGGAGCGCCGCGGCCTCATGGACCGCAAGGGCTTCCCCGAGTCGTACGACCGGCGCGCCCTCGTCGAGTTCCTGACGGCGGTGAAGTCGGGCGAGCCCGAGGTGAGGGCGCCGTTCTACTCCCACATGCGCTACGACATCGTCCCCGATGCGCACACGATCGTGCGGCGTCCCGACGTCGTGATCGTCGAGGGGCTGAACGTCCTCCAGCCTCCGCCCACGCCGAACGACGTGGCCGTGAGCGAGCTGTTCGACTTCTCCGTGTACGTGGACGCCGATCCCGCCCACATCCGCGACTGGTACACGCAGCGGTTCCTCGCGCTGCGCGCCGCCGCGTTCAGCAACCCGAACTCGTTCTTCCGGGTGTATGCCGAGATCTCGGACGAGGAGGCCGTGCGGCGCGCGCACTACTTCTGGAACGAGATCAACCTCCCGAACCTGCTCGAGAACGTGCTGCCGACCAAGCACCGCGCCTCGCTCGTGCTCGAGAAGGGCGTCACCCACGGCGTCGAGCGGGTGCTCCTGCGCAAGCTCTGA
- a CDS encoding Ppx/GppA phosphatase family protein, which yields MRLGVLDIGSNTVHLLVADAHPGGRPLATSSTRTVLRLMRYLTADGAISEDGVTALVDAVARAREVARAEHVSELLATATSAVREATNGPEVIARIEAALGQPLQVLGGEDEARFTFLAVRRWFGWSAGQIMLFDIGGGSLELAAGADELPEAAASVPLGAGRMTIRFLPDDPPGEAAVERLRAHAAQVLAPVAREFSSQPRPDHVVGSSKAIRSLAKLAGYPVPGWSGIDRMVLPQAALGSWIPRLARLPASARQELPGITADRTFQIVAGAVVLHTAMRVMDVDELEVSPWALREGVLLRYIENMAWT from the coding sequence GTGCGACTCGGAGTGCTCGACATCGGTTCCAACACGGTGCACCTCCTCGTCGCGGACGCGCACCCGGGCGGACGCCCGCTCGCGACGAGCAGCACCCGCACGGTGCTGCGGCTCATGCGGTACCTCACCGCCGACGGCGCGATCAGCGAGGACGGGGTCACGGCGCTCGTGGATGCCGTGGCCCGAGCCCGCGAGGTCGCACGGGCCGAGCACGTCTCGGAGCTCCTGGCCACCGCCACGAGCGCCGTGCGCGAGGCGACCAACGGCCCCGAGGTGATCGCCCGCATCGAGGCGGCGCTGGGCCAGCCGCTGCAGGTGCTCGGCGGCGAGGACGAGGCGCGCTTCACCTTCCTCGCCGTGCGCCGGTGGTTCGGCTGGTCGGCCGGGCAGATCATGCTGTTCGACATCGGCGGCGGGTCGCTCGAGCTCGCGGCCGGTGCCGACGAGCTGCCGGAGGCGGCGGCATCCGTGCCACTGGGCGCGGGGCGGATGACGATCCGCTTCCTCCCGGACGATCCGCCCGGCGAAGCCGCCGTCGAGCGGCTGCGCGCGCACGCCGCGCAGGTGCTCGCCCCCGTCGCACGGGAGTTCTCGTCGCAGCCGCGCCCGGATCACGTCGTGGGATCGTCCAAGGCGATCCGCTCGCTCGCGAAGCTCGCGGGCTACCCCGTGCCGGGCTGGTCGGGGATCGATCGGATGGTGCTGCCCCAGGCGGCGCTCGGGTCGTGGATCCCGCGGCTCGCCCGGCTCCCCGCATCCGCCCGCCAGGAGCTGCCCGGCATCACCGCGGACCGGACGTTCCAGATCGTCGCGGGCGCCGTCGTGCTGCACACCGCGATGCGGGTCATGGACGTCGACGAGCTCGAGGTGAGCCCCTGGGCGCTGCGCGAGGGCGTGCTGCTGCGCTACATCGAGAACATGGCCTGGACCTGA
- the glmM gene encoding phosphoglucosamine mutase, translated as MGLFGTDGVRGLANGPLTADLALSLAQATAVVLGQGRSAEARRAAGKRPTAVVARDPRISGEFLAAAVAAGLASSGVDVYDAGVLPTPAAAFLIADIDADFGVMVSASHNPAPDNGIKIFARGGVKLPDAVEQRIEFALGAPKLQPTGADVGRIRRFADAEDRYVVHLLQSLPHRLDGLHVVLDCAHGAASGVSPETFRDAGARVTVVGADPDGLNINDGVGSTHLEHLAAEVVRRGADLGIAHDGDADRCLAVDAEGRVIDGDQIMAILAVSMKERGVLRDDTLVATVMSNLGLHRAMAAHGIHVVQTGVGDRYVLEAMNEHGYSLGGEQSGHVIMSSHATTGDGVLTGLHLMAEMQRTGRSLAELAAIMTVYPQVLVNVTGVDRTRVADAELAVAVAAAERTLGDTGRVLLRASGTEPLVRVMVEAEDEGTARRIAEELATVVRERLAL; from the coding sequence TTGGGTCTGTTCGGCACAGACGGTGTGCGGGGCCTGGCCAATGGCCCCCTCACCGCCGACCTTGCTCTCTCCCTGGCCCAGGCGACCGCGGTCGTCCTGGGCCAGGGCCGTTCCGCCGAGGCGCGCCGCGCCGCGGGCAAGCGGCCGACGGCCGTCGTGGCGCGCGACCCGCGCATCTCGGGCGAGTTCCTCGCCGCCGCGGTGGCGGCGGGCCTGGCCTCCTCCGGTGTCGACGTCTACGACGCGGGCGTGCTGCCCACGCCCGCGGCGGCCTTCCTCATCGCCGACATCGACGCCGACTTCGGCGTCATGGTCTCGGCCTCCCACAACCCCGCGCCCGACAACGGGATCAAGATCTTCGCGCGCGGCGGGGTGAAGCTGCCCGACGCGGTCGAGCAGCGCATCGAGTTCGCCCTGGGCGCCCCCAAGCTGCAGCCCACGGGAGCGGATGTCGGACGCATCCGCCGTTTCGCCGATGCCGAGGACCGCTACGTCGTCCACCTGCTGCAGTCGCTGCCGCACCGGCTCGACGGGCTGCACGTCGTGCTCGACTGCGCGCACGGCGCGGCCTCGGGCGTATCGCCCGAGACGTTCCGGGATGCCGGGGCCCGGGTCACGGTCGTCGGCGCCGACCCCGACGGCCTCAACATCAACGACGGCGTCGGCTCGACGCACCTGGAGCACCTCGCCGCCGAGGTCGTGCGCCGGGGCGCCGATCTCGGCATCGCGCACGACGGCGACGCGGATCGCTGCCTCGCGGTCGACGCCGAGGGCCGGGTCATCGACGGCGACCAGATCATGGCGATCCTCGCGGTCTCGATGAAGGAGCGCGGTGTGCTGCGCGACGACACGCTCGTGGCGACCGTCATGAGCAACCTGGGGCTCCATCGCGCGATGGCGGCCCACGGCATCCATGTCGTGCAGACCGGTGTCGGGGATCGGTACGTGCTGGAGGCCATGAACGAGCACGGCTACTCGCTGGGCGGCGAGCAGTCGGGGCACGTGATCATGAGCAGTCACGCCACGACCGGCGACGGCGTGCTCACGGGGCTGCACCTGATGGCCGAGATGCAGCGCACGGGCCGCAGCCTCGCCGAGCTGGCGGCGATCATGACGGTGTACCCGCAGGTTCTCGTCAACGTCACGGGCGTCGACCGCACGCGCGTCGCGGACGCCGAGCTGGCCGTCGCGGTCGCGGCCGCCGAGCGCACGCTCGGCGACACCGGGCGGGTCCTGCTGCGCGCCAGCGGCACCGAGCCGCTCGTGCGCGTCATGGTCGAGGCCGAGGACGAGGGCACGGCGCGGCGGATCGCCGAGGAGCTCGCGACCGTGGTGCGGGAGCGGCTCGCCCTCTGA
- the rpsI gene encoding 30S ribosomal protein S9: protein MANLSDSIDNNYSTETPADETVVVAERPVLSVPGAAVGRRKQAIARVRLVPGSGTITINGRTFEDYFPNKLHQQLVTDPFTVLNLTGAYDVIARISGGGPSGQAGALRLGIARALNEIDAENNRPTLKKAGFLSRDARVKERKKAGLKKARKAPQYSKR, encoded by the coding sequence GTGGCGAACCTCTCCGACTCCATCGACAACAACTACTCCACCGAGACCCCGGCCGACGAGACCGTGGTCGTGGCCGAGCGCCCCGTGCTCTCGGTCCCCGGCGCCGCCGTCGGTCGCCGCAAGCAGGCGATCGCCCGCGTGCGGCTGGTCCCGGGCTCCGGCACCATCACGATCAACGGCCGCACGTTCGAGGACTACTTCCCGAACAAGCTGCACCAGCAGCTGGTCACCGACCCCTTCACGGTGCTCAACCTCACGGGCGCCTACGACGTCATCGCGCGCATCTCCGGCGGCGGCCCCTCGGGCCAGGCGGGCGCCCTGCGCCTCGGCATCGCCCGTGCGCTCAACGAGATCGACGCCGAGAACAACCGTCCGACCCTGAAGAAGGCCGGCTTCCTCTCGCGCGACGCGCGCGTCAAGGAGCGCAAGAAGGCCGGTCTCAAGAAGGCGCGCAAGGCTCCCCAGTACTCGAAGCGCTGA
- the rplM gene encoding 50S ribosomal protein L13 produces MTRTFTPKAGEIQREWLVIDATDVVLGRLASHAATLLRGKHKPTFANHVDTGDFVIIVNADKVALTGQKLQKKMAYRHSGYPGGLKSVSYAELLEKNPVRAVEKAIRGMLPKNSLGRQQLSKLKVYAGAEHPHAAQQPQTYTFDQVAQ; encoded by the coding sequence GTGACGCGCACTTTCACCCCCAAGGCTGGCGAGATCCAGCGCGAGTGGCTGGTCATCGACGCGACCGACGTCGTCCTCGGACGTCTCGCCTCGCACGCGGCGACCCTCCTCCGCGGCAAGCACAAGCCGACCTTCGCGAACCACGTCGACACGGGTGACTTCGTCATCATCGTCAACGCCGACAAGGTCGCCCTCACCGGCCAGAAGCTCCAGAAGAAGATGGCCTACCGCCACTCCGGCTACCCGGGCGGACTCAAGTCGGTCAGCTACGCCGAGCTCCTCGAGAAGAACCCGGTCCGCGCCGTCGAGAAGGCCATCCGCGGCATGCTCCCCAAGAACAGCCTGGGCCGCCAGCAGCTGTCCAAGCTGAAGGTGTACGCGGGCGCCGAGCACCCCCACGCCGCGCAGCAGCCCCAGACCTACACGTTCGACCAGGTCGCCCAGTAA
- a CDS encoding NAD(P)-dependent oxidoreductase, which yields MRIAVTGSSGKLGTVVVRELRAAGHEVVGLDAVGERGAGFVQVDLTDYGQVVDALTGVGDQHEGVEAVVHLAAVPAPGIRSDVATFHNNMTVTFNVLWAAVRLGIRRIVYASSETVLGLPFDVPPPYIPVDEDYAPRPESVYSLVKTLEERLAAELVRWHPDVSITALRFSNVMVPDDYAVFPGFDADARARKWNLWGYIDARDGAQAVERALEVAAPGFDTFIIAAADTVMTRPNAELVAEVFPDVPLRGELGVNETLLSIDKARRLLGYAPRHSWRDEV from the coding sequence GTGCGGATTGCAGTGACGGGATCATCGGGGAAGCTCGGCACGGTCGTGGTGCGGGAGCTGCGCGCCGCAGGCCACGAGGTGGTCGGGCTCGACGCCGTGGGGGAGCGGGGCGCCGGCTTCGTGCAGGTCGACCTGACCGACTACGGCCAGGTCGTCGACGCGCTCACGGGAGTCGGCGACCAGCACGAGGGCGTCGAGGCCGTCGTGCACCTCGCCGCGGTGCCCGCCCCCGGCATCCGGTCGGACGTCGCGACCTTCCACAACAACATGACCGTCACGTTCAACGTGCTCTGGGCGGCCGTGCGGCTCGGCATCCGGCGGATCGTGTACGCCTCGAGCGAGACGGTGCTGGGGCTTCCCTTCGACGTACCGCCGCCCTACATCCCCGTGGACGAGGACTACGCGCCGAGGCCGGAGTCGGTGTACTCGCTCGTGAAGACCCTCGAGGAGCGCCTCGCCGCAGAGCTGGTGCGCTGGCACCCCGACGTGTCGATCACGGCGCTGCGGTTCTCCAACGTCATGGTGCCGGACGACTACGCCGTCTTCCCCGGCTTCGACGCCGACGCGCGGGCGCGCAAGTGGAACCTCTGGGGCTACATCGACGCGCGCGACGGGGCGCAGGCGGTGGAGCGCGCGCTGGAGGTCGCCGCCCCCGGCTTCGACACGTTCATCATCGCGGCCGCCGACACCGTCATGACGCGCCCCAACGCCGAGCTCGTCGCCGAGGTGTTCCCGGATGTGCCGCTGCGCGGCGAGCTCGGGGTCAACGAGACGCTGCTCTCGATCGACAAGGCCCGCCGCCTGCTCGGGTATGCGCCCCGGCACTCCTGGCGCGACGAGGTCTGA